TGCGGAAAATGAGTTTGATTGACGGCGAGCGCTCAATTTTTCTGTCGGCCTCCTGGAACTGCAACGTCACCGAAGTCGTGACGTTGCGGATCAACTGGAAGTCGTTCCAGACGTTATTGGGTTGCTGGCCTACGCGCATTTGATTGATCTTCAGTGGGGCCCCGGCTTCGTCGAACATGCGTGAGTTGCCGTTGAAGCTGAACGAGCGGTCCATCCCCAGGTTGGTCAACTGGAAGGTGCAGGTAGGAAAGCGCCCGATGTTCTCGCATTCGACCAGTTCGACGCGTATGTCATCGACCACTTCGATGCGCTTGCCCAACAGGTTGCTGCCATCGTTTTCAATGATGGTCGACTGGACCTTGGCAAACTCGAAACTTGGCTTTGCATACTCGGTGCCCAGCGTGAAAAAGGCGAATGACAGCACCACGATCAAGGCCGTGGTCAGCGTACCGCGCATCATCTTGGGCAAGTTGCGAATCTGCCAGCAGATCGACAGGCTCGATAGCAACAGGAACGTACTGACCAGCAAAACGATGTTTCGCCAGTTGATGAAACCGAATCCGAAGACGCTGGGATCAGGTACCAGGTAGGTGATGATGGCCCACATGCCCCCCAGTACGACACCTACCCCGGTCATGATCTTCGCTATCAGCGTGGTGATCCGATTACTGCGCGTAGCGGGCAGCGCTTGCTCCATTTGGGACATACCAACTCCATGTCAGCCCCTCACGTCTGTCGGGGCGATGATTTCAAAGTGACATTATCGGTGCTGGTGTCCGCAGGGGTAAAGCGCTGATGCGCAGATAACGCTGCAATTCTGGTGGCCCGCAAAATGATGGCGATCAGGCGGAATGCTCCGCCTGATCCAGTAGGGCTCAGGGTTTGGTTGCCACGGCCACGTAGCCTTTGACCGCAGCAGGTGCGCCCGCAGGGCGGGGCTTGTGCGCCAGGTACTGGAAGCGCCGCCATTCCTTGTCGATCTCGCTGTACGACATGAACACGCTGACCCGCGCCTTGTCGGCCAGGTCGGGCCGGTTGCGGCTGTCGATCTCATCCTTGGGAATGAACGCCACATTGATCCCGACCACCTTGCCGTCTTCGGCAAACACCGGCCCTCCGGACATGCCTTTGACCATCGGGCCGTCATGTACCGAATAGAAGACGCTGCCGGGTGTGCCTTCCAGGCGCACCAGTGAGTCCAGTGTGTGGCCTTTGCCCTGTACCGGCATCATCAGGCTGTTGAAACCGACCGCGGTCACTGATTCGCCCGGCACGTATTGGCGCCAGAGCGGAACCTGGGTGGCCTTGTGCTTGAAGAACACCACGTCACCGAGGCCTTCGTGGACCACGTTGCGCAGGAAGGGCGTGTGTTTGGCGGTGACGGCGTAGTCCTCGTTCCACTGGATAGCGGTGGCCATCAGCAGCATTGGCAGCGGGGCGCCCGAGGTGACGACGAAAGCCTGGTCGTAGACAGGGTCCGAGACATAGGTGGTCGGCATTCCATTGCACCCACTCAGCAACATCATTGTTGCCAGACAGGGCACGGTAGATTTC
The Pseudomonas sp. KU43P genome window above contains:
- a CDS encoding trypsin-like peptidase domain-containing protein, yielding MLLSGCNGMPTTYVSDPVYDQAFVVTSGAPLPMLLMATAIQWNEDYAVTAKHTPFLRNVVHEGLGDVVFFKHKATQVPLWRQYVPGESVTAVGFNSLMMPVQGKGHTLDSLVRLEGTPGSVFYSVHDGPMVKGMSGGPVFAEDGKVVGINVAFIPKDEIDSRNRPDLADKARVSVFMSYSEIDKEWRRFQYLAHKPRPAGAPAAVKGYVAVATKP